In Bacillota bacterium, the DNA window CAACGGAGGCAAGGCCCCGGGGCGACATCTTGTCTGTGGCTAGGAGTTGAATTGTACGACCTGGCGATCGGCCAAGATGAACCTCTCCATCTGCGGTATCGAGGACCAGATTGGCCAGGGTGATACCTTCCACAACGACCGCTTCCGCAACCTCAATGCCGACCACATCCTCGCCAAACTGCCCTTGAACATCAGCGACCGAGGCGCCGAGTGGCTGCGCAGTGACAAGCGGCGGCGGCATGGCGCGCCGCCGGTAGGAAAGAGAATGATACCTAGCCCATAGCAGGGAGTTGCGACCGATGAACCACAGCGAGATCGTCAGCTTCATCTGGGGTGTTGCAGACCTTATTCGCGACACCTTTAAGCGCGGCAAGTATCAGGACGTGATCCTGCCGCTTACGGTGCTGCGGCGCCTGGACTGCGTGTTGGCACCTACCAAGGAGAAGGTGCTGGAAACGCAGGCGCGCTTCAAGGGCATGCTCGAAAACCTCGACCCGCAACTGCGCAGGGCATCGGGCTTCGCCTTCTACAACACCTCGCGCTACGATTTCGAGAAGCTCCTAGCCGATGCGCCGCACCTCGCCGCCAACCTCCGGAACTATATCGCGGGGTTCAGCCCCAACATGCGCGAAGTGCTGGAGCGCTTCGACTTCGATAACACGACCAGCAAACTCGACGAGGCCGGACTGCTCTTCAAGGTACTCGAGCGCTTCAAGAACGTGGACCTGCATCCGGACAAGGTCGACAACCCGACGAT includes these proteins:
- a CDS encoding type I restriction-modification system subunit M N-terminal domain-containing protein, with amino-acid sequence MNHSEIVSFIWGVADLIRDTFKRGKYQDVILPLTVLRRLDCVLAPTKEKVLETQARFKGMLENLDPQLRRASGFAFYNTSRYDFEKLLADAPHLAANLRNYIAGFSPNMREVLERFDFDNTTSKLDEAGLLFKVLERFKNVDLHPDKVDNPT